Below is a window of Leptospira stimsonii DNA.
CCCAAAACTAAAATATACAAAATTAGTTACAATTCTCTGCTGATTGTATCTTTCTTTCACGTATTGCCTAACGTTCGGATCCGAAAACGTTGCGTTGATTTGATCGTAAACGAAAGTGTTTTCATAACCGTATAATTTGGAAGGATCCTGGACGTGTCCGTCATGGACCAAGCGCGTTGCGCCGTCGAAATAATTATTGTTGTCATAGAGATGAACGTCGGGGCGGTTCACATGATTTCCAGAAACAAAAAAATTCCCAAGGTGGAACTTAATGAAACTGGAAATATCGGAAAAACCGGAAGTTCTATTTCTTGGGTTTGCATGATACATGTAGCCGATATTCGTTCCTATATCGACCTTGAAAAATTTGTCTTCTCTAAAAGTATATTTGAACTCTAAAGGAATATATAGTGCCGATCGATTCAAGCCGGTCGCAGGTGTTCCCTGGTTTCTAAAATTCACAGTTTTGTAAACTGAAATTTTCGGATGCAAGAATTCAAGGAAAGGCAATTCCCAGCTCACGTATCCCTGTGTTTTCGAAAGTCCGCCGCTTCCATTTGTTGGAAAAATAGCGTAACGAAATGCCCCGACCATGAATCTTCCATACCTAGATTTTTCGAAATCGTAGAATAGAGTAAATTCCCCGGCGCTGTTTCTCGACATTCCATTTTGATTAACGTATTTTCCGGCAGACGTATAACAATTATTTGGCGATGGGCAAATATTTCCGCTATCGATATCGTGTTGAGCACGAAAGAATAACTCAGGCCCACCCGATTTGCTTTGCAAAATCCTTTGCTCGTTATCTTTATCTGCTCGATCGGACATCCAGATATTTAGAAAAAGTTCTCCGTAGAGATGTTTGATCGGGGTGGGAAATTCAATAGTGGGTTGAAAAGCCCAAACCGGTTGAAAAGATTTATACGGAGTATTGTTCATACGGGAAGCGTCTTCCGTTCCCAAAGCCCAGCCTCTTCGGATATAATCGGTGGCAAATTCTATCTTTACTTCCGTATGATGACCATCCTCACCCTTCTTACCATCGGCTCGATGAGGGTCTGCGCTTTTCATTTGTTCTTCTTCAGGTTTGATCTCAGAAGTTTTCGAGGTTTCATTTTTAGATTGCGATGACACGCCTATGCTGATACAAAAAAGCAGACCAATAAAAGAGGTCTTCAGAATTGAATTCAATGTAATTATTTTCCTATATCTTTTTGCTTTCTATTTAATAATAAATCGGCAACATTGTCCATAAGAGAACCCCGCATTGCGGGAACTACGTATGAAATTGAAATTACTTCACCCGACTGGATTTTATTTTTTTTCTTTCTTTATTCTGAATATTCTCGTTTGGATGTTTTTAGAAGGAGTAGAATTACTTACCGAACCGGACTTCTCGCTTACTCTGGCAAAGTATGTGGAATATTTTGAAATCTGGATTGGACTATTGACTCTTTTTGGTATTTATTTTATCGCCTCCGAAGCAAAACGATTTCAGATTGAAATTCAAGAATCCCGTGAACTAGTACAAAATTTACGTCATCAATTTCTCCTCAGCTCGAAAGATAGGGAACAGTTCTGGAAAGAAATTCTGAATCAATTCCACCGATGGAAATACACCAAGACAGAGATGGAAATTGCTAGTTGTTTACTTCGAGGACTCTCCAATCAGCAAATAGCAAGCATCCGAAATACCAGCTTAAGAACCGTTGAAACGCAAACTTCGGCAATCTATCAAAAATCAGGAATGCGAGGAAAACTGGACTTCATTGCCTATTTTATCATGCCGTTACTACCTGAAGAAGATTAAACTCTTTATAATAGGCTTAACATTATTTTTTTTCTGTTTTAAAGAACCTAATTTTATTTTCAATCACCGACTGACTAAATTTAGAAGGAATTAATTTCGCATATTTTTTAATATCACGAATGAAGTGGGATTGGTCGTAATATCCGGAAGAGAGAGCAATCTCTACGGAGTTAAAGTGCGAATTTTCCATCAAAAGGTTTTTTACTTGATTGAATCGAAACAATGACCTTAATTCTCTCGGGGATACTCCTATCCTTTTCTGAAATTCTCTTTGTAGTTTCCTTTCTGAGATATCTGAAAACTTAGCACTTGTTAAAGGTGAATAATCCGCATTCTTACTTTTCGAATAAAGCCGAAGAGCAAGGCTTCTCTTTTACAATAATACCTAATGGCGATTCTTGGTTAGAGCGATCTGAGTCATTCGCATTTGATTGTTATTGATTTTTCTTGAATTTGAATAATTTGTTGCAAAATCATTTTTACTTAAAAGAGATCGAAATATTGATTGTTTACGCACGTCAGGTGAATACTATCGTTACAAATTTTCCAACTTGAATTTAAAAAAACACCAGTACCGAATTCTAATTAATTTTTCCGGATCCCCCATAACCAAGCACCTAAAATTACAATTGCTCCCGCTATAATTCCAAACGGATTCTTATTCCAAGCGCCTACCCATATTAGAACTTGACC
It encodes the following:
- a CDS encoding helix-turn-helix domain-containing protein gives rise to the protein MKLKLLHPTGFYFFSFFILNILVWMFLEGVELLTEPDFSLTLAKYVEYFEIWIGLLTLFGIYFIASEAKRFQIEIQESRELVQNLRHQFLLSSKDREQFWKEILNQFHRWKYTKTEMEIASCLLRGLSNQQIASIRNTSLRTVETQTSAIYQKSGMRGKLDFIAYFIMPLLPEED
- a CDS encoding helix-turn-helix domain-containing protein, which codes for MSERKLQREFQKRIGVSPRELRSLFRFNQVKNLLMENSHFNSVEIALSSGYYDQSHFIRDIKKYAKLIPSKFSQSVIENKIRFFKTEKK